In Amphiura filiformis unplaced genomic scaffold, Afil_fr2py scaffold_22, whole genome shotgun sequence, one genomic interval encodes:
- the LOC140143523 gene encoding F-box/LRR-repeat protein 12-like: protein MGQVKSRRSGLTKSTTIDEPVCIINLLLVDDVLLKIFSLLTISEKLAASRTCKRWHSLIKEPYLWQTVDFWNGHNPDSPRQSKHDEAKYIKKLANTTMRILQSYTGSSLRVVYLRASNWAVMRYLTNKCPNLQTLSFLSPDLHTPYSCNKDMIKYFSKTNFALPLQLEKLQLSFVVNRNRDIVIPSIIQCQNLRHLTLYKCNEISPEDVQMLTSGLPKLQEIRLLHLTTRGRAQAAVVKKILRIIVNNLPDLTSLHMITEPKYHYRTHMYVADKAGIDNILHEFKNEYSIDSILQELSDRYKFTDLHVTEALFNPVSFATMTQALPNMTELGLYDCI from the exons ATGGGTCAAGTCAAGAGTCGGCGAAGTGGATTGACGAAATCAACGACTATAGATGAGCCAGTGTGTATCATCAACCTACTACTCGTAGATGATGTACtacttaagatattttctctCTTGACCATCTCTGAGAAGCTTGCAGCATCAAG AACATGTAAACGGTGGCACAGTCTCATCAAAGAGCCATACTTGTGGCAAACTGTAGACTTTTGGAATGGTCACAACCCGGATTCACCACGTCAGAGTAAACATGATGAAGCGAAGTACATTAAAAAGTTAGCAAACACGACCATGCGAATCCTTCAATCCTACACAGGCTCTTCGCTAAGAGTCGTGTATCTCAGAGCTTCAAACTGGGCCGTTATGCGATATTTGACCAACAAGTGTCCAAATCTACAAACGCTTTCATTTCTTTCACCAGATCTACACACACCGTATTCTTGCAATAAGGACATGATTAAGTATTTTTCCAAGACCAACTTTGCTTTACCTTTACAACTTGAAAAGCTTCAGCTATCCTTCGTTGTTAACAGAAACAGAGACATTGTCATACCAAGCATAATACAATGTCAAAATCTACGCCACCTAACACTTTATAAGTGTAATGAAATATCACCAGAAGACGTGCAAATGTTAACGTCTGGATTACCAAAACTTCAAGAAATACGTCTGCTCCATCTCACCACACGCGGCCGTGCCCAGGCTGCAGTTGTAAAGAAGATTCTACGAATAATTGTTAATAACCTTCCAGATCTTACAAGCCTTCATATGATAACGGAGCCTAAATATCATTACCGTACCCATATGTATGTTGCCGATAAAGCCGGTATAGACAACATCTTACATGAATTTAAAA ATGAGTACAGTATAGACAGTATCTTACAAGAATTAAGTGATCGATACAAGTTTACGGATCTTCACGTCACAGAGGCTCTATTTAACCCAGTATCTTTCGCTACTATGACACAAGCACTACCTAACATGACAGAACTGGGGCTTTACGATTGTATATAG